The following are encoded in a window of Mycobacteroides chelonae CCUG 47445 genomic DNA:
- a CDS encoding polysaccharide deacetylase family protein, with amino-acid sequence MLSKRDVFRWTMVAAAVGSLIAAAIVVTDKQRALAEPVDCQREKCVALTFDDGPSPFTDRLLEVLRANGAHSTFFEIGNKVQRDPAGAKRVVDAGMELGSHTWEHPNMTTIPPEAIASQLSKASDAIEAATGKRPKLFRTAGGLINDQVLAEAKKQGLADINWDVIPFDWANDSNTDATRAILMSQIKPGSVVLFHDTYSSTVDLVEQFLPVLRANGYHAVTVTKLLGPREPGSSYGSRDNGPPVNLLKDIPESEIPPLPNTPSPLPATNIPITDLPNQGAGGPAVGQ; translated from the coding sequence GTGCTATCCAAGCGTGATGTCTTTCGGTGGACGATGGTCGCGGCCGCTGTGGGAAGTTTGATCGCGGCCGCGATCGTCGTCACCGACAAGCAGCGCGCCCTCGCCGAGCCGGTGGACTGCCAACGCGAGAAGTGTGTCGCGCTGACATTCGATGACGGGCCCAGCCCGTTCACCGACCGGCTGTTGGAGGTCCTGCGAGCCAACGGCGCGCACTCGACCTTCTTCGAAATCGGCAACAAGGTTCAGCGCGACCCGGCGGGCGCCAAACGAGTGGTGGATGCCGGGATGGAACTCGGCAGCCATACCTGGGAACACCCCAACATGACGACGATCCCGCCGGAGGCGATCGCGAGCCAGCTGAGTAAGGCCAGTGATGCGATCGAAGCGGCCACGGGCAAGCGCCCCAAGCTGTTCCGAACCGCCGGTGGCCTGATCAACGACCAGGTGCTGGCCGAGGCCAAGAAACAGGGGCTGGCCGATATCAACTGGGATGTGATCCCGTTCGACTGGGCCAACGATTCGAACACCGACGCCACCCGGGCCATCCTGATGTCGCAGATCAAGCCGGGATCTGTGGTGCTGTTCCACGACACCTACTCCAGCACAGTGGATCTGGTTGAGCAGTTTCTCCCGGTGCTCAGGGCCAACGGATACCACGCGGTCACCGTCACGAAGCTGCTCGGCCCGCGTGAACCCGGTAGCAGTTACGGCAGCCGCGATAACGGGCCACCTGTGAACCTGCTGAAAGATATTCCGGAGTCGGAGATTCCGCCGCTGCCGAACACTCCGTCGCCGCTGCCCGCGACGAACATCCCCATCACCGACCTGCCCAACCAGGGTGCGGGTGGACCGGCCGTCGGGCAGTAG
- a CDS encoding glycine hydroxymethyltransferase, with product MTTSASSDIAQGAQYAETASAAYRSALEVIATIEPRIADATRKELADQRDSLKLIASENYASPAVLLTMGTWLSDKYAEGTIGHRFYAGCQNVDTVEALAAEHARELFGAPYAYAQPHSGIDANLVAYWAILATRVEAPALAEKGVRNVNDLSETDWEELRHQYGNQRLMGMSLDTGGHLTHGFRPNISGKMFHQRSYGTDPETGLLDYDALAAAAREFKPLVLVGGYSAYPRRVNFAKLREIADEVGATLFVDMAHFAGLVAGKVFTGDEDPVPHAHITTTTTHKSLRGPRGGLVLATAEYSDAVDKGCPMVLGGPLSHVMAAKAVALAEARQPSFQAYAQRVADNAKSLAEGFLKRGARLVTGGTDNHLVLLDVQSFGLTGRQAESALLDAGVVTNRNAIPADPNGAWYTSGIRFGTPALTSRGFDADEFDKVAELVVDVLSNTEADGTSKAKYTLADGVADRVKAASAELLAANPLYPGLTL from the coding sequence ATGACGACCTCAGCATCCAGTGATATCGCGCAGGGCGCGCAGTACGCCGAGACCGCCAGCGCCGCCTACCGATCGGCCCTGGAAGTCATCGCGACCATCGAGCCGCGGATCGCGGATGCGACCCGTAAAGAGCTTGCTGACCAACGCGATTCGCTCAAGCTGATCGCCAGCGAGAACTACGCCTCGCCGGCCGTGCTGCTGACCATGGGTACCTGGCTGTCTGACAAGTACGCCGAGGGCACCATCGGCCACCGCTTCTATGCCGGTTGCCAGAACGTCGACACCGTCGAGGCACTGGCGGCCGAGCACGCCCGCGAGCTGTTCGGGGCGCCGTATGCCTACGCGCAGCCGCACTCGGGTATCGATGCCAACCTCGTCGCCTACTGGGCGATCCTCGCGACACGCGTCGAGGCCCCCGCGCTGGCCGAGAAGGGGGTGCGCAATGTCAACGACCTCTCCGAGACCGATTGGGAGGAGCTGCGCCACCAGTACGGCAACCAGCGCCTGATGGGTATGTCACTGGACACCGGTGGCCACCTGACCCACGGCTTCCGCCCGAACATCTCGGGCAAGATGTTCCACCAGCGCAGCTACGGCACCGATCCCGAAACCGGCCTGCTGGACTACGACGCACTGGCCGCGGCGGCACGCGAGTTCAAGCCGCTGGTGCTGGTGGGTGGCTACTCCGCCTACCCGCGCCGGGTGAACTTCGCCAAGCTGCGTGAGATCGCCGACGAGGTGGGCGCCACCCTGTTCGTCGATATGGCGCACTTCGCCGGCCTGGTCGCCGGAAAGGTGTTCACCGGCGACGAGGACCCGGTGCCGCACGCCCACATCACCACGACCACGACCCACAAGTCGTTGCGTGGACCCCGGGGCGGCCTGGTGCTGGCCACCGCCGAGTACTCCGATGCCGTGGACAAGGGCTGCCCGATGGTGCTGGGCGGACCGCTCTCGCACGTGATGGCCGCCAAGGCCGTCGCCCTGGCCGAGGCGCGCCAGCCCTCGTTTCAGGCGTACGCACAGCGCGTCGCGGACAACGCCAAGTCACTGGCCGAGGGTTTCCTGAAGCGGGGCGCACGCCTGGTCACCGGCGGAACCGACAACCACCTGGTGCTGCTCGATGTGCAGTCCTTCGGGCTCACCGGGCGGCAGGCCGAGTCGGCCCTGCTCGACGCCGGCGTCGTCACCAACCGCAACGCCATCCCGGCAGACCCCAATGGCGCCTGGTACACCAGCGGCATCCGGTTCGGCACCCCGGCGCTCACCAGCCGCGGTTTCGACGCCGACGAGTTCGACAAGGTCGCCGAGCTTGTGGTCGACGTGCTGTCCAACACCGAGGCCGATGGCACCTCGAAGGCGAAGTACACCCTTGCCGATGGTGTCGCGGATCGCGTGAAGGCCGCTTCGGCCGAATTGCTGGCCGCCAACCCCCTGTATCCGGGACTCACTCTCTAG
- a CDS encoding nuclear transport factor 2 family protein, with amino-acid sequence MINDVVETWHGIISGANPEALNDLLAEDAAFYSPVVFTPQQGKQITAMYLLAAFATLAGPENNFHYTKEILDGNTAALEFEATVDGKYINGIDIITCNDAGKIVEFKVMIRPLQAINLLHEKMRAALAQAQG; translated from the coding sequence ATGATCAACGACGTGGTTGAAACCTGGCACGGCATCATTTCCGGCGCGAATCCGGAAGCGCTCAACGACCTGCTGGCCGAGGACGCGGCCTTCTACTCCCCCGTGGTCTTCACCCCGCAGCAGGGCAAGCAGATCACCGCCATGTACTTGTTGGCCGCCTTCGCCACCCTTGCCGGACCCGAGAACAACTTCCACTACACCAAGGAAATCCTGGACGGCAACACCGCGGCACTCGAGTTCGAGGCGACCGTGGACGGCAAGTACATCAACGGAATCGACATCATCACCTGCAACGACGCCGGAAAGATCGTGGAGTTCAAGGTCATGATCCGCCCGCTGCAGGCCATCAATCTGCTGCACGAGAAGATGCGCGCCGCGTTAGCCCAAGCGCAAGGCTGA
- a CDS encoding acyl-ACP desaturase translates to MAQKPVPNALTLELTDVVAENIDRHRDTAELWYAHEHVPYDEGENFAFLGGRDWEPSDVKLPKAVVDAIQILLITKDNLAGYHREMVEHFSLEIIPWADFIGRWTAEENLHAIALREYLVVTRNADPNGDEDTRLAHVMKGYRADSYNQIETLVFNAFFEQMHAVFVQNLAAQADDVVLKGLLANIEKDERRHEQIYSNIVLECLRLYPEDTIAAIKARAAELKVIGADIDGYEDKVASVAEAGIIDAVTVQDVVRELTDKWGVTERL, encoded by the coding sequence ATGGCACAGAAACCTGTACCCAATGCGTTGACTCTTGAGCTGACGGATGTCGTCGCCGAGAACATCGATCGCCACCGCGATACCGCGGAGCTTTGGTACGCCCATGAGCACGTCCCCTACGACGAGGGCGAGAACTTCGCCTTCCTGGGCGGACGCGACTGGGAGCCCTCTGATGTCAAGCTGCCCAAGGCCGTCGTCGACGCCATCCAGATCCTGCTGATCACCAAGGACAACCTGGCCGGCTACCACCGCGAGATGGTCGAGCACTTCTCGCTGGAGATCATCCCGTGGGCCGACTTCATCGGCCGCTGGACCGCCGAGGAGAACCTGCACGCCATCGCGCTGCGCGAGTACCTCGTGGTGACCCGTAACGCCGACCCCAACGGCGACGAGGACACCCGGCTGGCTCACGTCATGAAGGGCTACCGGGCCGACTCGTACAACCAGATCGAGACGCTGGTGTTCAACGCGTTCTTCGAGCAGATGCACGCGGTGTTCGTTCAGAACCTGGCCGCGCAGGCTGACGATGTGGTGCTCAAGGGCCTGCTCGCGAACATCGAGAAGGACGAGCGTCGTCACGAGCAGATCTACAGCAACATCGTGCTCGAATGCCTGCGTCTTTACCCCGAGGACACCATTGCCGCCATCAAGGCGCGCGCCGCGGAACTGAAGGTTATCGGGGCCGATATCGATGGCTATGAGGACAAGGTCGCCTCGGTGGCCGAGGCCGGAATCATCGACGCGGTCACCGTGCAGGATGTGGTCCGCGAACTCACCGACAAGTGGGGCGTCACCGAGCGGCTCTGA
- a CDS encoding GMC oxidoreductase, whose protein sequence is MDYDYDVVVIGSGFGGSVAALRLTEKGYRVGILDMGKRWKREDFPPNNWHVRKAMWAPALGCFGPQRLTVLGKTFIASAVGVGGGSLIYGNTLYEPLEQFYTDKQWAHITDWKSELAPYYDQASRMLGVAQTPHTTPPDEVLLAVAKDLGVEDTYHPTNVGVFFGDEPGKTVPDPFFGGAGPERSGCIGCAACMTGCKHNAKNTTETNYLYLAEHAGAEIHPLTEVLDVRPLQDREGYAISTKQTGRLIRKKKRTFTAQHVVFSAASLGTQRLLHKFKDSGSLPNLSDRLGEQTRTNSESVPIVYSPTRDDFSQGVAITSSIHPEPNTHVEVVRYGEGSTFLSMLGTNMVDGGPWRFARTWLANVRHPAMVFRSMFPYRAAQHSIIVLVMQSLDNSLTTYLKRGLFGKKMTTKQGSGEPNPDWIPVAHDVARRMADKVDGYAGSTHLDSMNIPLTAHFIGGCPIGDSPETGVIDPYQRVYGYPGLYVSDGSAISANLGVNPSFTITAQAERAMAFWPNKGELDPRPALGSPYKRVFPVQPNRPTVPESAPGALRLPLTPV, encoded by the coding sequence ATGGACTATGACTACGACGTAGTCGTCATCGGGTCCGGTTTCGGTGGGAGCGTTGCGGCCCTCCGCCTCACCGAAAAGGGCTACCGAGTCGGCATACTAGATATGGGAAAACGCTGGAAACGCGAGGATTTTCCCCCGAACAACTGGCACGTTCGCAAGGCGATGTGGGCACCGGCGCTCGGGTGCTTCGGACCGCAGCGGCTTACCGTGCTGGGCAAGACCTTCATCGCCAGCGCGGTGGGTGTGGGCGGTGGATCGCTGATCTACGGCAACACGCTGTATGAACCGCTGGAGCAGTTCTACACCGATAAGCAGTGGGCGCATATCACCGACTGGAAGTCCGAACTGGCGCCCTACTACGACCAGGCCAGCCGGATGCTCGGAGTTGCGCAGACTCCGCACACCACCCCACCCGATGAGGTGCTGCTCGCCGTCGCCAAGGACCTGGGCGTCGAAGACACCTACCACCCCACCAATGTCGGTGTGTTCTTCGGCGATGAGCCGGGCAAGACTGTGCCGGATCCGTTCTTCGGCGGCGCCGGCCCCGAACGCTCCGGCTGCATCGGCTGCGCTGCCTGTATGACCGGCTGCAAGCACAATGCCAAGAACACCACCGAGACCAACTACCTGTATCTCGCCGAACACGCTGGCGCAGAAATACATCCGCTTACCGAGGTGCTCGACGTGCGGCCCCTGCAGGATCGTGAGGGCTATGCGATCAGCACCAAACAAACCGGGCGGCTGATACGCAAGAAGAAGCGCACGTTCACCGCACAGCATGTGGTGTTCTCGGCGGCATCGCTGGGCACCCAGCGGCTGCTGCACAAGTTCAAGGATTCAGGGTCGCTGCCCAACCTGTCCGATCGCCTGGGCGAACAGACACGCACCAACTCCGAATCGGTGCCCATCGTCTATTCCCCCACCCGCGATGACTTCTCGCAGGGCGTCGCCATTACCTCGTCGATCCACCCCGAGCCCAATACCCATGTCGAGGTGGTCCGATACGGGGAAGGCTCGACCTTCCTGAGCATGTTGGGCACCAACATGGTTGACGGCGGCCCGTGGCGTTTCGCGCGCACCTGGCTGGCCAACGTGCGGCACCCCGCGATGGTGTTCCGATCGATGTTCCCCTACCGCGCCGCGCAGCACTCGATCATCGTGCTGGTGATGCAGTCGTTGGACAACTCGCTGACCACTTATCTCAAGCGCGGACTGTTCGGCAAGAAGATGACCACCAAACAGGGCTCCGGAGAACCGAACCCGGATTGGATCCCGGTCGCGCACGATGTCGCACGACGGATGGCCGACAAGGTCGACGGATACGCGGGCAGCACCCACCTGGATTCGATGAACATCCCGCTGACGGCACATTTCATCGGCGGCTGTCCCATCGGTGATTCTCCCGAGACCGGCGTGATCGACCCGTACCAACGGGTCTACGGATATCCCGGGCTGTATGTCTCCGACGGTTCGGCGATCTCGGCCAACCTGGGAGTGAACCCGTCATTCACCATCACCGCCCAAGCCGAACGCGCAATGGCGTTCTGGCCCAACAAGGGTGAGCTCGATCCACGGCCGGCGCTGGGCTCGCCCTACAAGCGCGTCTTCCCGGTGCAGCCCAACCGTCCGACGGTTCCCGAGTCCGCACCCGGCGCGCTGCGCTTGCCGCTGACCCCGGTCTAA
- a CDS encoding PhoH family protein has translation MVPHGCQERSVTASKNPGTIRTYVLDTSVLLSDPWATNRFAEHEVVIPLVVISELEGKRHHHELGWFARTALRMLDDLRLEYGRLDQSIPVGTQGGSLHVELNHTDPSVLPVGFRTDSNDSRILACALNLAAEGKLVTLVSKDIPLRVKAGAVGLAADEYRAQDVVNSGWTGMTELDTTAEVIDSLFEAGEADLEAARDLPCHTGVRLLGGTSSALGRVNAEKRVQLVRGDREVFGLRGRSAEQRVALDILLDESVGIVSLGGKAGTGKSALALCAGLEAVLERRSHRKVVVFRPLYAVGGQELGYLPGSESEKMGPWAQAVFDTLEGLASPAVIEEVLSRGMLEVLPLTHIRGRSLHDSFVIVDEAQSLERNVLLTVLSRLGTGSRVVLTHDVAQRDNLRVGRHDGVAAVIEKLKGHPLFAHVTLVRSERSPIAALVTEMLEEFGPGLSS, from the coding sequence GTGGTGCCGCACGGATGTCAGGAGCGCTCGGTGACTGCTTCAAAGAACCCTGGGACAATCCGTACCTATGTGCTCGACACCTCGGTGTTGTTGTCCGACCCTTGGGCCACAAACCGATTCGCCGAACACGAGGTAGTGATCCCGTTGGTGGTGATCAGCGAGCTGGAAGGCAAGCGTCACCATCACGAGTTGGGTTGGTTCGCCCGCACTGCGTTGCGGATGCTCGATGATCTGCGGTTGGAGTATGGCCGCCTTGATCAGTCCATTCCTGTAGGGACACAGGGTGGTTCGCTGCACGTCGAGCTGAATCACACCGATCCCTCGGTGCTGCCCGTGGGCTTCCGCACCGACTCCAACGACTCTCGGATTCTGGCGTGCGCACTCAACCTCGCCGCCGAGGGCAAGCTGGTTACGTTGGTGAGCAAGGACATCCCGCTGCGCGTCAAGGCCGGTGCGGTGGGCTTGGCCGCCGACGAGTACCGGGCCCAGGACGTGGTGAACTCGGGCTGGACGGGCATGACCGAACTGGACACCACTGCCGAGGTCATCGACTCGCTCTTCGAGGCGGGCGAGGCCGATCTGGAGGCGGCGCGAGATCTCCCGTGCCACACCGGAGTTCGGTTACTCGGCGGCACCTCGAGCGCTCTTGGCCGAGTCAACGCGGAGAAGCGGGTGCAGTTGGTTCGCGGTGACCGTGAGGTCTTCGGACTGCGTGGTCGCTCCGCGGAACAGCGTGTGGCACTGGACATCCTGCTCGATGAGTCGGTAGGCATCGTTTCCCTGGGCGGCAAGGCAGGCACCGGTAAATCGGCGCTGGCGCTGTGTGCCGGACTGGAAGCGGTGCTGGAGCGCCGCAGTCACCGCAAGGTCGTGGTGTTTCGGCCGCTGTACGCGGTAGGCGGTCAGGAGTTGGGCTATCTGCCGGGCAGCGAGAGCGAGAAGATGGGCCCGTGGGCGCAGGCCGTCTTCGACACCCTCGAAGGTCTGGCGTCGCCGGCAGTCATCGAAGAAGTGCTGTCGCGCGGCATGCTCGAGGTGCTCCCACTCACGCACATCCGCGGACGGTCCCTGCATGACTCCTTTGTGATCGTCGACGAGGCGCAGTCCCTGGAGCGCAACGTGCTGCTGACCGTGCTGTCGCGGTTGGGCACCGGCTCTCGGGTGGTGCTCACCCACGACGTCGCGCAGCGTGACAACCTGCGTGTCGGTCGTCACGACGGTGTCGCCGCGGTGATCGAGAAGCTCAAGGGACATCCGCTGTTCGCGCACGTCACACTGGTACGCAGCGAGCGGTCACCCATCGCGGCGCTGGTCACGGAGATGCTGGAGGAGTTCGGCCCCGGGCTCTCTTCCTGA
- a CDS encoding oxygenase MpaB family protein: MTTADVISTAPGAQLDRHSLLWRWAGDMRIAFTGGTAGLLQTMDPAIGYALIEHSNFFADPVDRVFRSLPPILGTVYDDPAAGTGVKVRDFHRDIKGIQPDGVRYHALNPTTFWWAHATFQVMVEQTIDRYSRHRLSDAEREQLYQEGVEWYRRYAMSEQPLPPNRAAFQQEWDRYCDEVLTPNPAADYLMKVIEGRAVPDMSKSPYLPVAPYLKPAARLALPTTPMRMALAPPLRLTIYGGLPPQVRKRFGIRWNLADEAAYRTLCRAVPLAWPFIPTSWRWHPGSHAGWRRERGRLPRNW, encoded by the coding sequence ATGACAACAGCGGATGTCATCTCTACCGCACCCGGTGCACAGCTCGACCGTCATTCACTTTTATGGCGCTGGGCTGGCGATATGCGCATCGCCTTCACCGGCGGCACGGCCGGGCTCCTGCAAACGATGGACCCCGCCATCGGTTACGCGCTGATCGAGCACTCGAATTTCTTCGCAGACCCCGTTGACAGGGTGTTCCGCTCGCTGCCACCGATCCTGGGCACCGTGTACGACGATCCCGCCGCCGGTACCGGGGTGAAGGTGCGGGACTTTCACCGCGATATCAAGGGAATCCAGCCCGACGGCGTCCGGTATCACGCACTGAACCCGACAACGTTCTGGTGGGCGCATGCCACGTTCCAGGTGATGGTCGAACAAACCATCGACAGGTACTCCCGCCATCGACTGTCCGACGCCGAACGTGAGCAGCTCTACCAGGAGGGTGTCGAGTGGTATCGCCGGTACGCGATGAGCGAGCAACCGCTGCCACCGAATAGGGCGGCTTTCCAACAGGAATGGGACCGGTACTGCGACGAGGTGCTCACCCCCAATCCTGCCGCTGATTACCTGATGAAAGTCATCGAGGGACGCGCCGTCCCCGATATGAGCAAGTCCCCCTACCTACCGGTGGCGCCCTATTTGAAGCCGGCCGCACGACTTGCGTTGCCGACCACACCGATGCGGATGGCGTTGGCACCTCCGCTGCGGCTGACTATCTATGGCGGCTTGCCACCCCAGGTGCGCAAGCGTTTTGGGATTCGATGGAACCTGGCCGACGAGGCCGCCTACCGCACACTGTGCCGTGCCGTGCCGCTGGCGTGGCCCTTCATTCCGACATCGTGGAGGTGGCATCCGGGCAGCCACGCCGGATGGCGTCGGGAACGGGGACGGCTACCGCGGAACTGGTGA
- the coaA gene encoding type I pantothenate kinase: MPRLSEPSPYVEFDRKQWRALRKSTPLVLTEEELFGLRGLGEQIDLTEVAEVYLPLARLIHLQVAARQRLFAATATFLGDQHPDRLVPFVIGVAGSVAVGKSTTARVLQALLARWDHHPRVDLVTTDGFLYPNAELSRRNIMHRKGFPESYNRRGLLRFVTEVKSGAHEVTAPVYSHLLYDIIKNEKHVVQQPDILILEGLNVLQTGPTLMVSDLFDFSIYVDARIEDIEQWYISRFLAMRSTSFANPSSHFHHYAKLSDKQATLAAQEIWHSINLPNLLENILPTRPRATLVLRKDADHSINRLRLRKL; the protein is encoded by the coding sequence ATGCCGCGGCTGAGCGAGCCGAGCCCCTACGTGGAGTTCGACCGGAAACAGTGGCGCGCGCTGCGCAAGTCCACGCCGCTGGTCCTCACCGAGGAAGAGCTCTTCGGCCTGCGTGGCCTGGGCGAGCAGATCGATCTGACCGAGGTCGCCGAGGTCTACCTGCCACTGGCTCGCCTCATCCACCTTCAGGTGGCCGCCCGCCAGCGGCTCTTCGCCGCCACCGCCACCTTCCTGGGGGACCAACACCCGGACCGTCTTGTCCCCTTCGTCATCGGCGTCGCGGGCAGCGTCGCGGTCGGCAAGTCGACGACGGCCCGCGTGCTGCAGGCATTGCTGGCGCGATGGGACCACCATCCCCGCGTGGACCTGGTGACCACCGACGGATTCCTCTACCCCAATGCCGAACTGTCCCGACGGAACATCATGCACCGCAAAGGTTTTCCCGAGAGTTACAACAGACGCGGGCTGCTGCGATTCGTCACCGAGGTCAAATCGGGGGCCCATGAGGTCACCGCCCCCGTGTACTCACACCTGCTGTACGACATCATCAAGAACGAGAAACACGTTGTGCAGCAACCCGATATCCTGATTCTCGAAGGCTTGAACGTACTACAAACCGGCCCCACCCTGATGGTCTCGGATCTGTTCGATTTCTCGATCTATGTGGACGCCCGCATCGAAGACATCGAACAGTGGTACATCTCCCGGTTCCTGGCCATGCGCTCCACGTCCTTCGCAAATCCGTCATCACATTTCCATCACTACGCCAAGCTGTCCGATAAACAGGCAACCCTTGCCGCACAGGAGATTTGGCACTCGATCAACCTGCCTAACCTGCTGGAGAACATCCTGCCGACGCGGCCACGGGCGACGCTGGTGCTCCGCAAAGATGCCGACCATTCGATCAACCGGCTGCGCCTGCGCAAGCTATAG
- a CDS encoding carboxylesterase/lipase family protein, with translation MTKGSKSVARVPVRVQTANGVVEGFHDQGVRRFRAIPYAEPPVGALRLRSPVPAKPWAGVLPCDSWKSASPQKRIYVPLSLNRFQAVSEDCLTVNVTMPDDPSSEALPVMFYIHGGAYVLGSSALALYDGADLARRGCVFVSVNYRVGAYGAIDLSSLSDDRHTIDSNLYLRDLVLALQWVRDNIAAFGGDPGNVTIFGESAGAHCVQMLLAVPAAAGLFQRAICQSTASGMIHTRDEAAANARRLVGYLGVDVRNAAEAVINAGPRDLVRATHRLLTAKTRESAFSLGVGPSIDGEVVPDDPIAMMERGEAQRVPLIIGYNAEEVRLFNRLLTRVMSVSRFDARAVAGTLDALRPEAAKRVIDSYEGYPSKAALVRLMGDAMFGSEAWRVARAHSQHASVYFYRYDYAPRPLRRFGPGAAHATELFAVFGLFKHWPALAGKRDMPEALALTEDIQSRWLAFARTGVPGVEWPAYTEPEHAVMVFDQHRRIDMDPHRVQRELWRDITRAA, from the coding sequence ATGACAAAGGGATCGAAATCCGTTGCCCGGGTTCCGGTGCGGGTGCAGACCGCCAATGGTGTGGTGGAGGGATTCCACGATCAAGGCGTGCGCCGCTTTCGGGCCATACCGTACGCCGAGCCACCGGTGGGCGCGCTGCGTCTGCGCAGCCCGGTGCCCGCGAAGCCCTGGGCTGGGGTGTTGCCCTGCGATTCCTGGAAATCGGCGTCACCGCAGAAACGTATCTATGTGCCGCTTTCGCTCAACAGGTTCCAGGCGGTCAGCGAGGATTGTCTGACGGTGAACGTGACGATGCCGGACGATCCTTCCTCGGAGGCTCTGCCGGTGATGTTCTACATCCACGGTGGCGCCTATGTTTTGGGGAGTTCCGCGCTGGCCTTGTATGACGGCGCCGACCTTGCGCGGCGCGGCTGTGTCTTCGTCTCGGTGAACTATCGCGTCGGTGCCTACGGCGCGATCGATCTGTCGTCCCTATCGGATGATCGGCACACCATCGACAGCAATCTGTACTTACGCGACCTGGTGCTGGCGCTGCAGTGGGTGCGCGACAACATAGCGGCCTTCGGCGGAGATCCGGGCAATGTCACCATCTTCGGCGAAAGCGCGGGGGCGCATTGCGTCCAGATGTTGTTGGCTGTTCCGGCGGCGGCCGGGTTGTTCCAGCGCGCGATCTGCCAGAGCACGGCCAGCGGAATGATCCATACCCGTGATGAGGCGGCCGCCAATGCGCGCCGGCTCGTCGGGTATCTCGGTGTCGATGTCCGTAATGCCGCCGAGGCGGTCATCAATGCCGGGCCGCGCGATCTCGTCAGGGCGACACATCGGCTGCTCACCGCGAAAACCCGTGAGTCGGCCTTCTCGCTAGGCGTGGGCCCCAGCATCGACGGGGAGGTTGTGCCCGATGATCCGATCGCGATGATGGAACGCGGGGAGGCGCAACGGGTCCCCCTCATCATCGGATACAACGCGGAAGAGGTTCGGTTGTTCAACCGACTGCTGACCCGAGTGATGTCGGTGTCCCGGTTCGACGCCCGTGCTGTCGCGGGCACACTCGACGCACTGCGACCCGAGGCCGCGAAACGGGTGATCGATTCCTACGAGGGTTATCCGTCCAAGGCTGCGCTGGTGCGTCTGATGGGGGATGCGATGTTCGGCTCGGAGGCCTGGCGGGTGGCTCGGGCGCACAGCCAGCATGCGTCGGTCTACTTTTACCGGTACGACTATGCGCCGCGGCCGCTGCGGCGTTTCGGACCGGGAGCCGCGCACGCGACGGAGTTGTTCGCGGTGTTTGGTCTTTTCAAGCACTGGCCCGCGTTGGCAGGGAAACGCGATATGCCCGAGGCGCTGGCGTTGACCGAGGACATCCAGAGCCGATGGCTCGCGTTCGCACGAACAGGCGTCCCGGGCGTCGAATGGCCGGCCTACACAGAGCCTGAGCACGCGGTCATGGTGTTCGACCAGCATCGGCGTATCGACATGGACCCGCATCGCGTGCAACGGGAGCTGTGGCGCGATATCACCCGTGCAGCCTGA
- a CDS encoding DUF5701 family protein — MTELGYPVGDRASQLGIRVADLPQSAVDPGDHIPFILIATGASYEQTAPLMSLNGRKGFHVMDDGDVDVYRPIVEIPDQAYLLTDVDTGSEFCDVTPEAALQTITARGRTPLTIEEGIAMVLLRPDMLRKNKCFSLAASRGKGQRVPAIWISDRRPKLGWCWDRNPHTWLGTASCGSRLAL; from the coding sequence CTGACCGAACTGGGGTACCCGGTCGGTGACCGTGCCAGTCAGCTTGGAATCCGAGTCGCTGACCTCCCGCAGTCAGCGGTCGACCCCGGCGATCACATCCCGTTCATTCTCATTGCCACCGGGGCCAGCTATGAGCAGACCGCGCCGTTGATGAGCCTCAATGGGCGCAAGGGCTTTCATGTGATGGACGACGGCGATGTGGACGTGTACCGGCCGATTGTGGAGATCCCGGATCAGGCTTACCTGCTGACCGATGTCGACACCGGCAGCGAGTTCTGCGACGTGACACCGGAGGCAGCCTTGCAGACGATCACCGCGCGTGGACGCACCCCGCTCACCATCGAGGAGGGCATCGCCATGGTGCTGTTGCGCCCGGACATGTTGCGCAAGAACAAGTGTTTCTCGCTGGCGGCCTCGCGGGGAAAAGGACAGCGGGTGCCTGCGATCTGGATATCCGATCGGCGTCCCAAACTCGGGTGGTGCTGGGACCGCAATCCGCACACTTGGCTGGGCACCGCCTCGTGCGGTAGCCGATTGGCCTTATAG